A region from the Nonlabens sp. YIK11 genome encodes:
- a CDS encoding BamA/TamA family outer membrane protein — protein sequence MGIKRLHAKIGLIVTLIIFSVSCSTVRRVTDGRKLLLENNIIVDSLAPDDDRVANLPIQQPNQGIGFFPLRLHIYNLARPHRDSIYLKWMQENPKQLERRIDLLSEKQTIQLGEGLVAFNQWLKRTGQAPVLVDERISKKSSERLRLWYWNQGWFNTEVDEETVDAKREKRARVNYYVQRHQPYIVDSINSKISTPVIDSLYEAHKNISSLEKGRQYYTGDINAERDRLYKLFRNNGAIHMEKEFIKFEGDTVNTDHKANLTLIIRDREIEDADSTVRIPFQLHKISQVHILPDYQREQDSIVPDTVDYKGYKIIRNSKLKYSNRVLTDAVFFEPDFIYRDLDRDRTYKRITELNSFLYPSITYVEDPADSTGNNLIANISLTSKKKYNLVFGTEASHSNIQTFGVGLNTSFLVRNVFKGSELLSITFRGNIGASSNNATGDSRFFDLQELGADASLIFPRLFFPLETDGVIPKYMSPATNLSLGFVSQTNIGLDRQSVNGALSYRWQQTPIKSTRFDLINAQYVRNLDPQDFFNVYRSSYTSLNDIAMDLNITDPTYVNDENDLTVPEGTNQFINDALQGNFNTNASQLEDIRNINERRDRLVQNNLIIASSYNWIRNNKQGIYDEDYSRFSVRLESAGNLIAGVSSLVNADRNENGNRRVFGVEFSQYLKPEIEYIKHWEYDNKNVLAIKALGGIAVPYGNSDNIPFIRSFFAGGPNDNRAWQAYELGPGSTGGLNDFNVANMKLAFNAEYRFQLLGAFKGAIFTDIGNIWNVADSEEDPRAVFNEFQDLENLAIGSGFGVRYDFGFFVLRFDIGFKTYNPALSRDRRWFTEYNFANSVLNVGINYPF from the coding sequence ATGGGAATAAAACGACTTCACGCAAAAATAGGCTTAATTGTAACGCTTATTATTTTTTCAGTATCGTGTAGTACGGTCAGAAGAGTTACCGATGGTCGTAAGCTTCTTTTAGAGAACAACATTATCGTGGATAGCCTAGCTCCCGATGATGACCGTGTGGCAAACCTACCTATACAGCAGCCCAATCAAGGCATAGGGTTTTTCCCTTTAAGGCTTCACATTTATAATCTCGCCAGACCGCACCGTGATTCCATATACCTTAAATGGATGCAAGAAAATCCCAAACAACTGGAGAGAAGAATTGATTTGTTATCTGAAAAACAAACCATACAACTGGGTGAAGGGCTGGTTGCCTTTAACCAGTGGTTGAAGCGTACAGGTCAAGCACCGGTTCTGGTGGATGAAAGAATAAGTAAAAAATCTTCAGAGCGTCTTAGGTTATGGTATTGGAATCAAGGTTGGTTCAACACAGAAGTCGACGAAGAAACCGTTGATGCCAAAAGAGAAAAGCGAGCTCGTGTCAATTATTATGTACAACGTCACCAACCGTATATCGTTGACAGCATTAACAGCAAAATTTCTACTCCTGTTATTGACTCTTTATATGAGGCCCATAAGAACATTAGCTCACTGGAAAAAGGAAGGCAATATTACACAGGAGACATCAATGCAGAGCGTGATAGGCTTTACAAACTGTTCCGTAACAATGGCGCCATCCATATGGAAAAGGAATTTATCAAATTTGAAGGCGATACCGTTAACACAGATCATAAAGCCAATCTTACCTTAATCATCAGAGATCGCGAAATTGAAGATGCTGATTCCACGGTACGAATCCCTTTCCAACTACACAAAATAAGTCAGGTTCACATTCTTCCCGATTATCAAAGAGAACAAGACAGTATTGTACCAGATACCGTTGATTACAAGGGTTATAAAATCATACGCAACAGCAAATTAAAATACAGCAATCGTGTATTGACAGACGCTGTTTTCTTTGAGCCAGATTTTATTTATCGAGACCTAGATAGAGACCGCACGTACAAAAGAATAACGGAACTGAATAGCTTCCTCTATCCCAGTATTACCTATGTAGAAGATCCAGCAGATTCTACTGGAAACAACCTTATTGCAAACATTTCTCTCACTTCAAAGAAAAAGTACAACCTGGTCTTTGGTACCGAGGCTTCTCATAGTAATATCCAAACCTTCGGCGTTGGTCTCAACACTTCATTTTTAGTAAGGAATGTATTTAAAGGAAGTGAGTTATTAAGCATCACATTTAGGGGTAACATAGGTGCAAGTTCCAACAATGCTACCGGCGATTCTAGGTTTTTTGACCTTCAGGAATTGGGAGCAGATGCCAGTCTTATATTTCCAAGGCTATTCTTTCCACTGGAAACCGATGGAGTTATTCCTAAATATATGTCTCCTGCCACCAATCTTTCCCTTGGGTTTGTTTCCCAAACCAATATTGGTCTGGACCGGCAAAGCGTGAACGGCGCTTTGAGCTATCGATGGCAGCAAACTCCTATCAAGAGTACGAGATTTGATTTGATCAACGCCCAGTATGTACGCAATCTGGATCCGCAGGATTTTTTCAATGTTTATCGCAGCAGTTATACCAGTCTTAATGATATCGCCATGGATCTCAACATTACAGATCCTACTTATGTAAATGATGAAAATGACCTCACCGTTCCTGAAGGTACTAACCAATTCATCAACGATGCGCTGCAAGGAAACTTCAACACCAACGCATCACAGCTAGAGGACATTAGAAATATTAATGAGCGACGTGATCGATTGGTACAGAATAATTTGATTATCGCGAGTTCCTACAACTGGATAAGAAACAACAAGCAAGGAATTTACGACGAGGACTATTCCAGGTTTAGCGTGCGTCTGGAAAGTGCAGGTAACCTGATTGCTGGAGTGTCGAGCCTGGTCAACGCAGACCGCAATGAAAATGGGAACAGACGAGTTTTTGGTGTAGAGTTTTCACAATATTTGAAGCCCGAAATTGAATACATCAAGCACTGGGAATACGACAATAAAAACGTTTTAGCCATAAAAGCTTTGGGCGGCATCGCCGTTCCCTATGGCAATTCAGACAACATTCCTTTTATTAGATCCTTTTTTGCCGGTGGTCCCAACGACAATCGTGCCTGGCAAGCGTATGAACTAGGTCCAGGAAGCACTGGTGGGCTCAACGATTTTAATGTTGCCAATATGAAGCTCGCCTTCAACGCAGAATATAGATTCCAGCTGTTGGGAGCGTTTAAGGGCGCCATTTTTACTGATATTGGAAACATTTGGAACGTGGCAGACAGTGAGGAAGATCCTCGAGCTGTATTTAATGAGTTTCAGGATCTGGAGAATCTAGCGATAGGGTCAGGATTTGGCGTGCGATATGACTTCGGTTTTTTTGTACTGCGATTTGATATAGGATTCAAAACATACAATCCAGCGCTATCTAGGGACCGCAGATGGTTTACAGAATATAATTTTGCCAACTCTGTCCTTAACGTGGGAATCAATTATCCTTTCTAG
- the fbaA gene encoding class II fructose-bisphosphate aldolase, whose protein sequence is MSHNIKPGVATGNQVQEIFNHAKANGYALPAVNVIGSSSVNAVLETAAELKSPVIIQYSNGGSVFNAGKGLSNENQRAAILGGIAGAKHVHELAEAYGATVILHTDHCAKNLLPWIDGLLDASEARFRESGKSLYSSHMLDLSEEPLEENIEICKRYLERMSKMDMTLEIELGITGGEEDGVDNSDVDESKLYTQPEEVAYAYEELSKVSDKFTVAAAFGNVHGVYKPGNVKLTPKILKNSQEYITKKYGVEHNHIDFVFHGGSGSTVEEIREAIGYGVVKMNIDTDLQWAFADGIKKYMDSNDDFLKSQIGNSTGPDSPNKKYYDPRKWLRVGEESFKERLKKAFEDLNNVGTL, encoded by the coding sequence ATGAGCCACAACATCAAACCAGGCGTTGCCACGGGCAACCAAGTTCAAGAAATATTCAATCATGCAAAAGCAAATGGCTATGCATTACCAGCGGTAAATGTGATAGGATCCAGCTCTGTAAACGCGGTTTTGGAAACTGCTGCAGAACTTAAGTCACCCGTAATCATACAATACTCCAACGGTGGTTCTGTATTTAACGCCGGTAAAGGCTTGAGCAACGAGAACCAGCGTGCGGCCATCTTGGGTGGTATTGCCGGTGCTAAGCATGTACACGAACTTGCAGAGGCTTACGGCGCAACGGTAATTCTACACACAGACCACTGTGCAAAGAATTTATTGCCATGGATTGATGGTTTGCTGGATGCTAGTGAGGCACGCTTTCGCGAAAGCGGAAAAAGTTTATACTCCTCGCACATGTTAGACCTAAGTGAAGAGCCACTGGAAGAGAACATTGAGATTTGTAAAAGATACCTAGAGCGCATGTCAAAAATGGACATGACTCTTGAAATTGAGTTAGGTATTACCGGTGGTGAAGAAGATGGTGTTGATAACAGCGATGTTGACGAGTCAAAATTATATACCCAACCAGAAGAAGTCGCTTATGCTTATGAAGAGCTAAGCAAAGTGAGTGATAAATTCACGGTGGCAGCAGCCTTTGGTAACGTTCATGGAGTTTACAAGCCAGGTAACGTAAAGCTCACTCCTAAAATCTTGAAGAACTCTCAAGAATACATCACCAAAAAATATGGTGTGGAGCACAACCACATTGACTTTGTATTTCACGGTGGTTCTGGTTCTACTGTAGAAGAAATACGTGAAGCGATAGGCTATGGTGTGGTTAAAATGAACATTGATACAGATCTTCAATGGGCATTTGCTGACGGCATCAAAAAATATATGGACAGCAACGACGACTTCCTAAAATCACAAATAGGAAATTCAACAGGTCCAGATTCCCCTAACAAGAAATATTACGATCCACGCAAATGGTTGCGTGTAGGAGAAGAGTCTTTCAAAGAGCGATTGAAAAAAGCCTTTGAAGATTTAAATAATGTGGGAACACTTTAA
- the accD gene encoding acetyl-CoA carboxylase, carboxyltransferase subunit beta, producing the protein MAWFKREKKGITTPTEAKKDTPKGLWYKSPTGKIIDSEQLKNNFYVSPEDGYHVRIGSKEYFEILFDNNQFKELNPNITSKDPLKFTDTKKYTDRLDAAQSKTGLKDAVRTAVGKSNGHDLVVACMDFAFIGGSMGSVVGEKIARAADHSLKNNIPFMIISKSGGARMMEAALSLMQLAKTSAKLAQLSDAGIPYISLCTDPTTGGTTASFAMLGDINIGEPGALIAFAGPRVVRDTTGKELPEGFQTAEFLLEKGFLDFIVPRPQLKKKVNQYLDLILNREIKVA; encoded by the coding sequence ATGGCTTGGTTTAAAAGAGAGAAAAAGGGAATTACTACACCTACTGAGGCTAAGAAAGACACGCCTAAAGGTTTATGGTATAAGTCACCTACCGGTAAAATCATAGATTCTGAACAGCTTAAAAATAACTTTTATGTGAGTCCAGAAGATGGATACCATGTTAGAATAGGCAGTAAGGAATATTTTGAAATCCTTTTTGACAACAACCAGTTCAAAGAGCTCAACCCTAACATCACCTCAAAAGATCCATTGAAGTTTACCGATACTAAAAAGTATACGGACAGACTTGACGCTGCCCAGTCCAAGACAGGATTGAAAGATGCAGTACGTACGGCCGTAGGTAAATCAAACGGTCATGATCTTGTGGTGGCTTGTATGGACTTTGCTTTTATTGGTGGATCCATGGGAAGCGTGGTAGGAGAAAAAATAGCTCGAGCTGCAGACCATTCGCTTAAAAACAATATCCCATTTATGATCATCTCTAAATCTGGAGGTGCTCGTATGATGGAGGCAGCATTGTCATTGATGCAACTGGCTAAAACCAGCGCAAAACTCGCTCAGCTTTCTGATGCTGGCATACCATACATTTCATTGTGTACTGATCCAACTACTGGTGGTACAACAGCATCTTTTGCGATGTTGGGTGACATAAACATAGGTGAACCTGGCGCATTGATTGCTTTTGCTGGACCACGTGTCGTGCGTGACACTACCGGTAAGGAATTGCCAGAAGGTTTTCAGACAGCAGAGTTCCTTTTGGAAAAAGGCTTCCTAGACTTTATCGTGCCACGTCCACAGTTAAAGAAAAAAGTAAATCAATATCTAGACTTGATCTTGAACCGAGAGATTAAGGTGGCTTAG
- the rpsO gene encoding 30S ribosomal protein S15, protein MYLAPEKKAEIFSKYGKSANDTGNTDAQIALFTYRINHLTEHLKNNRHDYNTERSLVKLVGKRRSLLDYKMKKDIVAYRELIKELGIRK, encoded by the coding sequence ATGTATTTAGCACCAGAAAAAAAAGCTGAAATCTTCTCAAAGTACGGGAAATCAGCAAACGATACCGGTAACACAGACGCGCAAATCGCATTGTTTACCTACCGTATCAACCACTTGACAGAACACCTTAAGAACAACCGCCACGACTACAACACAGAGCGTAGCCTTGTGAAACTCGTAGGAAAGCGTCGCTCTCTTCTTGATTACAAAATGAAGAAAGACATTGTTGCTTATCGTGAGTTGATTAAGGAACTAGGTATTAGAAAGTAA
- a CDS encoding polyribonucleotide nucleotidyltransferase: MKPQVFKQVIKMANGPDITIETGALAKQAHGSVVITCGKAMLLGTVVSSYKSTGLDFLPLTVDYREKFAAAGKYPGGFFKREARPNDGEVLTMRLVDRVLRPLFPKDYHAEVQVMIQLMSHDDEVMPDAMAGLAASAAIQLSDLPFECPISEVRVARVDGEFVINPSYAQLEVADLEMMIGASADSVMMVEGEMEEISEEDMIAAIKAAHEAIKDQCAAQVALAEQVGKKEVREYEGEREDADIEAKVAELAYQKVYDVAKLGSAKHERSAAFSEIKEEIKAQFSEEDQEANGDLISKYFNKTHKKAVRDVLLNEGIRLDGRKTTDIRDIWCEVDYLPSTHGSAIFSRGETQALATVTLGTSRDANIIDMASQEGEERFYLHYNFPPFSTGEARPLRGTSRREIGHGNLAQRALKRMLPSDLPYTVRVVSEVLESNGSSSMATVCAGTMALMDAGLPMKKPVSGIAMGLITEGDKYAVLSDILGDEDHLGDMDFKVTGTADGITACQMDIKVKGLSYEILTNALMQAKEGRMHILGKLTDTIAAPAADVKPHAPKMESMEIEGKYIGAVIGPGGKVIQELQKETDTVINIKEENEMGIIEIAGTDRAKIEDALERIQNIIFEPTVGETYHVKVVKMLDFGAVVEFKPGKETLLHVSEFDYKRIEDPSTVLKVGDTLDVKYMGVDPRTKKQKVSRKETLPKPEGWTERPPRKRDDSRGGRDDRRSGGRRDDRRSNDRPRRSNDDNSSDE; this comes from the coding sequence ATGAAACCACAAGTTTTTAAACAAGTGATCAAGATGGCCAATGGGCCAGATATCACTATTGAAACTGGAGCGCTTGCAAAACAAGCACATGGATCTGTTGTGATCACATGTGGTAAAGCAATGCTTCTAGGAACTGTAGTGTCCAGCTACAAATCTACTGGACTAGATTTCCTTCCACTTACCGTAGACTACCGTGAGAAATTTGCCGCAGCTGGTAAATATCCAGGTGGATTCTTTAAACGTGAAGCACGTCCCAACGATGGTGAGGTTCTTACCATGCGTCTTGTAGACCGTGTATTGCGCCCATTGTTTCCTAAGGATTACCATGCAGAGGTACAGGTAATGATCCAACTCATGTCTCATGACGATGAGGTAATGCCAGATGCTATGGCAGGACTTGCGGCTAGTGCTGCAATTCAGCTTTCTGACCTTCCTTTTGAATGTCCCATTTCTGAAGTACGTGTGGCACGTGTTGATGGCGAGTTCGTGATCAACCCAAGCTATGCCCAACTAGAAGTAGCAGATCTTGAAATGATGATAGGTGCGAGCGCAGACAGCGTGATGATGGTAGAAGGTGAAATGGAAGAGATCTCTGAAGAAGATATGATCGCTGCCATTAAAGCCGCTCATGAAGCTATTAAAGACCAATGTGCTGCCCAAGTTGCCCTTGCTGAGCAAGTAGGCAAAAAAGAAGTACGTGAGTACGAAGGTGAGCGCGAGGATGCAGATATCGAGGCTAAAGTAGCAGAACTTGCCTACCAAAAAGTCTATGATGTTGCAAAACTGGGAAGTGCTAAGCACGAGCGTAGCGCGGCCTTTAGCGAGATCAAGGAAGAAATCAAGGCTCAATTCTCAGAAGAAGATCAAGAAGCAAACGGCGATTTGATCTCTAAGTATTTCAATAAGACCCACAAGAAAGCAGTACGTGATGTATTATTGAATGAAGGTATTCGTCTAGATGGTCGTAAGACGACAGACATACGTGATATCTGGTGTGAGGTAGATTACCTTCCATCTACTCACGGTAGTGCGATATTCTCTCGTGGAGAAACACAAGCTCTAGCCACAGTAACACTGGGAACTTCAAGAGATGCCAATATTATTGATATGGCTTCGCAAGAAGGTGAAGAGCGTTTCTACTTACACTACAATTTCCCACCATTCTCTACTGGAGAAGCTCGTCCACTACGTGGAACTTCCCGTCGTGAGATAGGACACGGTAACTTGGCGCAACGTGCCTTGAAAAGAATGCTTCCATCAGATCTACCTTATACGGTAAGAGTGGTGTCAGAAGTTTTGGAATCTAACGGTTCTTCTTCTATGGCAACGGTTTGTGCTGGCACCATGGCATTGATGGACGCTGGTCTACCTATGAAGAAACCAGTTTCTGGTATTGCCATGGGATTGATTACAGAAGGTGATAAATATGCGGTATTGTCTGACATCCTTGGTGATGAAGATCACTTGGGTGACATGGACTTTAAAGTTACTGGTACTGCAGACGGTATCACGGCATGTCAAATGGATATTAAGGTAAAAGGACTTTCCTATGAAATCCTAACCAATGCACTGATGCAAGCTAAAGAAGGCCGTATGCACATTCTAGGAAAGCTGACTGACACGATTGCCGCTCCTGCTGCGGATGTGAAGCCACACGCTCCTAAGATGGAATCTATGGAGATTGAAGGTAAGTACATTGGTGCTGTGATAGGACCTGGTGGAAAAGTAATTCAAGAATTACAGAAAGAAACCGATACGGTGATCAACATCAAGGAAGAAAATGAGATGGGTATTATCGAGATCGCTGGTACAGACCGTGCCAAGATCGAGGACGCTCTTGAGCGTATCCAGAACATCATCTTTGAACCAACAGTTGGCGAGACGTACCATGTAAAAGTGGTGAAGATGTTAGACTTTGGTGCTGTGGTAGAATTCAAGCCTGGTAAAGAAACGTTACTTCATGTGAGTGAGTTTGATTACAAGCGTATTGAAGATCCTTCTACGGTACTTAAAGTAGGTGATACTCTAGATGTAAAATACATGGGTGTTGATCCACGTACTAAGAAGCAAAAAGTTTCCCGTAAGGAAACATTACCTAAACCAGAAGGCTGGACAGAACGTCCACCACGCAAACGTGACGACAGTCGCGGTGGCCGTGATGATCGCCGTAGTGGTGGCCGTCGCGATGACCGTAGATCTAACGATCGTCCACGTCGCAGCAATGATGACAACAGCTCTGACGAGTAA